In one Methanobrevibacter sp. genomic region, the following are encoded:
- a CDS encoding reductive dehalogenase domain-containing protein, protein MVYKIKYMDEVKKYLLGLGASKVGYANVDGLASDLVDLPNGISLVMKLPKKAMHLVEDEDYEAYWKCFHAKVAELSKIAIKGEEYIKRLGYDAFALTMTRNECDMKKLLSILPYKTIATKSGLGWIGRSALFVTPEYGSAVVLGAILTDMPMDFGEPITDSECEECTNCQEACPVNAINPQKWNDRLDREDIIDIDACFEYIMDQYKAGLGCTKCMSECKLTQEYLKNENEQ, encoded by the coding sequence ATGGTTTATAAAATTAAGTATATGGATGAAGTTAAAAAATATCTTCTTGGACTTGGTGCAAGCAAGGTCGGCTATGCAAATGTTGATGGACTGGCTAGTGATTTAGTTGATCTGCCAAATGGAATAAGCTTGGTTATGAAATTACCCAAAAAGGCCATGCATCTAGTTGAAGATGAAGATTATGAAGCATATTGGAAGTGCTTTCATGCGAAAGTCGCCGAATTAAGTAAAATTGCCATTAAAGGCGAGGAATACATTAAACGCCTTGGATATGATGCCTTTGCATTGACCATGACAAGAAATGAATGTGACATGAAAAAGCTATTAAGCATATTGCCTTATAAAACAATAGCCACCAAATCAGGTCTTGGCTGGATTGGACGCTCTGCACTGTTTGTAACTCCAGAATACGGCTCAGCAGTTGTTTTAGGTGCAATATTAACTGATATGCCTATGGATTTTGGAGAACCCATTACCGATTCAGAGTGTGAGGAATGCACTAATTGTCAGGAAGCATGCCCTGTTAATGCAATCAACCCTCAAAAATGGAATGATAGATTAGATAGAGAAGACATTATTGATATTGATGCCTGCTTTGAATATATAATGGACCAATACAAGGCAGGGCTTGGCTGCACAAAGTGCATGAGCGAATGCAAGCTCACACAAGAGTACTTAAAAAATGAAAATGAGCAATAA
- the aksF gene encoding homoisocitrate dehydrogenase gives MYNIAVISGDGIGKEVMNACEYLLDKLDLEFSFEYGEAGFECFNKNGTTLPDETLKLANKSDAVLFGASTSTPGQPSPIINLRKALNVYANIRPIKSYKGVNCLRNDIDFVIVRENTEGLYSQVEYGDENKMIAERIITKKASERISKAAFNLCIKRGQTKVTCVHKSNVLKKTDSVFKESFYNVAKQYPQINTEDYYVDAMAMYLITQPQTFNVIVSTNLFGDILSDESAGLVGGLGLAPSGNIGDHNGLFEPVHGSAPDIAGKHIANPCSMILSASMMLDYLGEWETANDIKNAVEKVIAECKIKTPDLGGDASTIDITKAIVKELI, from the coding sequence ATGTATAATATTGCAGTTATAAGCGGAGATGGAATAGGAAAGGAAGTCATGAATGCCTGCGAATATTTACTTGATAAGCTGGATTTGGAATTTAGTTTTGAATATGGTGAGGCAGGCTTTGAGTGTTTCAACAAGAATGGTACAACATTACCTGATGAAACATTGAAACTAGCAAACAAAAGCGATGCAGTATTATTTGGAGCATCAACATCCACTCCAGGCCAACCAAGCCCAATCATCAATTTAAGAAAAGCATTGAACGTATATGCAAATATCAGACCAATTAAATCCTATAAAGGCGTTAACTGTTTAAGAAACGACATCGATTTTGTAATTGTAAGGGAAAACACCGAAGGACTTTATTCCCAAGTCGAATATGGTGATGAAAACAAAATGATAGCCGAAAGAATCATCACGAAAAAAGCGTCTGAGAGAATCTCAAAAGCAGCCTTCAATTTATGCATTAAAAGAGGTCAGACAAAAGTCACATGCGTTCACAAAAGCAATGTCCTGAAAAAGACAGACAGTGTTTTTAAAGAAAGTTTCTACAATGTAGCAAAGCAGTACCCTCAAATCAATACTGAAGATTATTACGTGGATGCAATGGCCATGTATCTTATCACACAGCCACAAACCTTCAATGTCATCGTGTCAACCAACTTGTTTGGAGACATCCTATCCGATGAAAGTGCAGGGCTTGTAGGAGGATTAGGGCTTGCACCATCAGGAAATATTGGAGATCACAACGGATTGTTTGAACCCGTGCATGGATCTGCACCAGACATTGCAGGAAAACATATAGCAAATCCATGTTCAATGATACTTTCCGCTTCAATGATGCTTGATTATTTGGGAGAATGGGAAACTGCAAATGACATCAAAAATGCAGTGGAAAAAGTAATTGCAGAATGCAAAATAAAAACCCCCGATTTAGGGGGAGATGCAAGCACCATTGACATTACAAAAGCCATTGTTAAGGAGTTAATCTAA
- a CDS encoding class I adenylate-forming enzyme family protein — translation MLNITTFLDANSKRLDKNVLYNPKNGEKYTSGEILSIVSEIGRELKNLRVNKGDRVLIYLNNSEEYLFSLFAIWRIGAIAIPTNRVFTAAELEYIVDDSQAKLMITDIEAKGIIDIDTYIPQKIIDFKDSEVLEAEATEWDDLCQLQYTSGTTGKPKGAMLTHGNYFTAIHNECDVLTLKQDDVFLGIYPMAHVGLSWAISALRAAAYYIMMEQFNLDEYLELCEKEKVTVLSGMPPVIHSLTTMDARKHLKTVREIISGGGPLHKKIWKDFHQTYQIPIINAYGLSESIVIGTGTVIRPEDYWEADRFESVGHPVCFSEVKIVDELDSSITLPKYEQGEIALRGPAIAKGYWGNEKKTKASFLDDGWFLTGDIGYLDEDNRLFITDRKKDMIVMSGWKIYPTEVEEVLIKYPAVKEIAIFSINDCHRGEIPVAAVVWENESDDEGLIEYARENLSRYKVPRKIFALDELPRVNGWKLLRRELRKMFKNDDVP, via the coding sequence ATGTTAAACATTACCACTTTTTTAGATGCGAACTCAAAAAGATTAGACAAAAACGTTTTATACAACCCCAAAAATGGAGAAAAATACACCTCCGGAGAAATCTTATCTATTGTTTCTGAAATTGGACGTGAATTGAAAAATTTAAGAGTGAATAAAGGAGATAGAGTATTAATTTACTTGAACAACTCAGAAGAATATTTATTTTCTCTTTTCGCAATATGGAGAATAGGGGCAATAGCCATTCCGACAAACAGAGTCTTTACAGCAGCAGAACTTGAATACATTGTAGATGACTCACAGGCAAAATTAATGATTACTGATATTGAAGCTAAAGGCATTATTGACATTGACACTTACATTCCACAAAAAATAATTGATTTCAAGGATAGCGAAGTTTTGGAAGCTGAAGCAACAGAATGGGATGACTTATGCCAATTGCAATATACCTCAGGAACAACCGGAAAACCTAAAGGTGCAATGCTTACACATGGAAACTACTTTACTGCAATCCACAATGAATGTGATGTTTTAACCTTAAAACAAGACGACGTGTTCCTGGGAATTTATCCTATGGCGCATGTAGGCTTATCCTGGGCAATTTCAGCCCTAAGGGCTGCAGCTTATTACATCATGATGGAACAGTTCAACTTGGATGAATATTTGGAGTTATGTGAAAAGGAAAAAGTTACTGTTTTAAGCGGAATGCCTCCAGTAATACATTCACTAACCACTATGGATGCAAGAAAACACCTTAAAACAGTTCGAGAAATAATTTCAGGTGGAGGACCACTGCATAAAAAGATATGGAAAGATTTCCATCAAACCTACCAGATTCCAATCATAAACGCATATGGATTATCAGAGTCTATTGTAATCGGGACCGGAACCGTCATCAGACCGGAAGATTACTGGGAAGCAGACAGATTTGAAAGTGTAGGCCATCCTGTTTGTTTTTCAGAAGTTAAAATAGTGGATGAACTGGACTCCTCAATAACATTGCCGAAATATGAACAGGGCGAAATTGCACTTAGAGGACCTGCAATTGCAAAAGGATATTGGGGAAATGAAAAAAAAACAAAAGCATCATTTTTAGATGACGGCTGGTTTTTAACAGGAGACATCGGATACCTTGATGAAGATAATCGGTTATTTATTACAGACCGTAAAAAAGACATGATTGTAATGAGCGGATGGAAAATCTACCCAACAGAAGTGGAGGAAGTCCTAATAAAATATCCTGCAGTCAAAGAGATAGCTATTTTCAGCATAAATGACTGTCACAGAGGAGAAATCCCTGTTGCGGCAGTCGTATGGGAAAATGAGTCTGATGATGAAGGATTAATAGAATATGCACGTGAAAACTTATCCAGATATAAAGTTCCAAGAAAAATATTTGCACTCGACGAACTTCCAAGAGTAAACGGTTGGAAATTGCTTAGAAGAGAACTTAGAAAAATGTTTAAAAATGATGATGTGCCATGA
- a CDS encoding DUF998 domain-containing protein — MKSKVAGYVLIIGSLYYIIAEAISATFFNSSLMSTYLFHTISELGIPNANSPLFWLMNSAFILIGLTLIFGYFYKFRDFIIKNKIVCSVLALVTAFGVIIVGLIHGGNPLTSGYHTLGAVMAILGGNVLLVLISRSMNNFGKYQKATLTLGIFGLIAFWILFFNMESIYMPVFERLSVYTLVIWSFITGVYLIK; from the coding sequence ATGAAATCTAAAGTTGCCGGATATGTCCTTATAATTGGTAGTTTATATTATATTATAGCTGAAGCCATCTCTGCAACTTTTTTCAATTCCTCTTTGATGAGTACTTATCTTTTCCATACAATATCCGAATTGGGCATTCCCAATGCCAATTCCCCATTGTTTTGGTTAATGAACAGTGCTTTCATTTTAATTGGTTTAACCCTTATTTTTGGTTATTTTTATAAATTTAGAGATTTCATTATTAAAAATAAAATCGTTTGTTCTGTTTTGGCATTAGTGACCGCTTTCGGTGTCATTATTGTTGGTCTCATTCATGGCGGCAATCCATTGACTTCCGGTTACCATACCTTGGGGGCAGTAATGGCAATTTTGGGCGGAAATGTATTGTTGGTCTTAATTTCAAGATCTATGAATAACTTTGGCAAATATCAAAAAGCCACATTAACGTTAGGCATTTTTGGATTAATAGCTTTTTGGATATTGTTTTTCAACATGGAAAGCATCTACATGCCTGTTTTTGAGAGATTGTCCGTTTATACTTTGGTCATATGGAGTTTCATAACAGGGGTCTATCTGATTAAATGA
- a CDS encoding YciI family protein: protein MMMKAYAVVSHFRDDIPEQKEVMKILKEHLKYFAKCSEEGKVLIAGPHALEDGSFGGGGVMVLKTNSKEEAEELMANDPFVTGNIVDYTIYEFRVVNLRPELEEWFKS from the coding sequence ATGATGATGAAAGCATATGCGGTTGTATCTCATTTCAGAGATGACATACCCGAACAAAAAGAAGTAATGAAAATTTTAAAAGAGCATTTGAAATATTTCGCAAAATGTAGTGAAGAAGGCAAAGTTCTTATTGCAGGTCCTCATGCTTTGGAAGACGGTTCCTTTGGTGGAGGCGGAGTCATGGTATTGAAAACCAATTCAAAAGAAGAAGCTGAAGAGCTCATGGCTAACGATCCGTTTGTAACAGGAAACATTGTAGATTATACAATCTATGAATTTAGAGTAGTTAATCTAAGACCTGAATTAGAAGAATGGTTTAAATCATAA
- a CDS encoding HEAT repeat domain-containing protein codes for MERSIDELIELLNDKDDFVVEDVIGELELRKEESLDPLIDALSSRKKNIRLHAATLLGAINDPKAIPALIATLKDNNKLVRREASTALSRMGEPAVDPLIETLDDEDWRVRGAAAWALGNLGDEKAIPALEKLLDDESGFVKQGAQSAIASIKK; via the coding sequence ATGGAAAGAAGTATTGATGAATTAATTGAATTATTGAATGATAAAGATGACTTCGTTGTTGAAGATGTCATTGGAGAATTGGAGTTAAGAAAAGAGGAGTCATTGGATCCATTAATTGATGCATTATCCAGCAGAAAGAAAAATATCAGATTGCATGCTGCAACTTTACTTGGCGCAATCAATGACCCAAAAGCAATTCCTGCTTTAATCGCAACTTTAAAAGACAACAACAAATTGGTAAGAAGAGAAGCTTCTACAGCTTTAAGCCGTATGGGCGAGCCTGCTGTTGATCCTTTAATTGAAACTTTAGATGATGAAGATTGGAGAGTAAGGGGAGCAGCTGCTTGGGCACTTGGAAACCTAGGTGATGAAAAAGCCATTCCTGCACTTGAAAAATTGCTTGATGATGAAAGCGGTTTTGTAAAACAAGGTGCACAAAGTGCAATAGCTTCAATTAAGAAATAA
- a CDS encoding IS1182 family transposase, translating into MVLKDDNINQSMLVPLDLRNLIPKDHPCYFIKNVVDLIDCSKANQEFRGTPGEFAYPRELLLRLILMSVFDGGLSSREIERKTRTDIAYMYLAAMEKPPYRTIARFKVEYSDLIDEAFKTTIKIAKDNDLIKIHHLSLDGTKIKAKTSINKLTDENQIKIMKEHLQKSIERDQQEDEELGDESGNSVPESLTDKEKFKKTVKEIEKSSKDNRNKDKLRSSSLNLLKQAEKNPEKVLKKLNELEEKVKESPKDVIGINDPDARLMMNKKGKWEWDYNAQIIVDEYKGIILSSYVTQNPTDHFELIPSIEQLESNLEGIYDEMPSNFQFSADNGYSTDENTTYLEEKGLDGYISTRKLSRKEKKYNLWDKPFKKDNFTYDAEIETYICPLGEILYRRKTYEYKNKQRITYWTNECKNCIMKEICCKKKNYRTIQDYGNPSKIRMQRKMETDWAQKIYKKRSKTAELPFAHIKQNMKLHEFTTTGIKNTNTEFKLYTIGHNLKRIYNEINRKNN; encoded by the coding sequence ATGGTTTTGAAAGATGATAATATTAATCAGAGTATGTTAGTCCCGTTGGACTTGCGGAATTTGATTCCTAAAGATCATCCGTGTTATTTTATTAAAAATGTGGTTGATTTAATTGATTGTTCGAAAGCGAACCAGGAGTTTCGTGGAACTCCTGGTGAATTTGCTTATCCGCGCGAATTATTGCTTAGACTCATTTTAATGAGTGTTTTCGATGGGGGATTATCTTCAAGGGAAATTGAGAGGAAAACACGTACGGACATTGCATATATGTATCTTGCAGCAATGGAAAAACCACCATATAGGACAATAGCAAGATTTAAAGTCGAATATTCCGATTTAATCGACGAAGCATTCAAAACAACCATTAAAATTGCAAAAGATAATGATTTAATAAAAATCCATCATTTGAGCTTGGACGGAACTAAAATCAAAGCAAAAACATCAATTAACAAATTAACAGATGAAAATCAAATCAAAATCATGAAAGAACACCTCCAAAAAAGTATTGAAAGAGATCAACAAGAAGATGAAGAACTTGGAGATGAATCTGGAAATAGTGTTCCAGAATCCTTAACTGACAAAGAAAAATTCAAAAAAACAGTAAAAGAAATAGAAAAATCTTCTAAAGATAATAGAAACAAAGATAAATTGCGTTCTTCAAGTTTAAATCTTTTAAAACAGGCTGAAAAAAATCCGGAAAAAGTTTTAAAAAAACTCAATGAACTCGAAGAAAAAGTAAAAGAGTCACCAAAAGATGTAATTGGTATTAATGACCCTGATGCTCGCTTGATGATGAATAAAAAAGGCAAATGGGAATGGGATTACAATGCACAAATCATTGTAGACGAATACAAAGGAATAATACTTTCATCATACGTAACACAAAATCCAACAGACCATTTCGAACTAATTCCATCAATAGAACAATTAGAAAGCAATTTAGAAGGAATTTACGATGAAATGCCTTCTAATTTCCAATTCAGTGCTGATAATGGATATTCCACAGATGAAAACACAACCTATCTCGAAGAAAAAGGACTTGATGGATACATATCCACAAGAAAACTCTCAAGAAAAGAAAAAAAGTACAATCTATGGGATAAACCATTCAAAAAAGACAATTTCACTTACGATGCTGAAATTGAAACCTATATCTGCCCTTTGGGCGAAATTTTATATCGAAGAAAAACATACGAATACAAAAACAAACAAAGAATAACCTATTGGACAAACGAATGCAAAAACTGCATAATGAAAGAAATCTGCTGCAAGAAAAAGAACTACAGAACAATTCAAGACTATGGAAACCCTTCCAAAATCAGAATGCAACGGAAAATGGAAACAGACTGGGCACAAAAAATCTACAAAAAACGATCAAAAACAGCAGAACTACCATTTGCACACATAAAACAAAATATGAAACTGCATGAATTCACCACAACAGGAATAAAAAACACAAACACAGAATTCAAACTATACACAATCGGACATAACTTAAAAAGAATATACAATGAAATAAACAGAAAAAACAACTAA
- the argB gene encoding acetylglutamate kinase, with protein MKDIDVLIEALPYIKKFHDKKILIKYGGHAMVDDEAKSSTARDTVLLKYVGMKPLIVHGGGPEISRSMDKLGKEPKFIKGLRVTDEETMEIIEMVLVGKISTEIVSELIKHDGEAISLSGKDSSLIFAHKKQASKIDEEIVDLGLVGEVDCINTDLLDMFIDNDYIPVISPVGIAEDGTSLNLNADTAAGEVAGAIGAEKLIILTDVPGVLRDPNDPESLIQKINVDEIPGLIEEGIISGGMIPKIETCVHAIENGVQSCHIIDGRKKHSLLLEIFTTDGIGTMISK; from the coding sequence ATGAAAGATATAGATGTTTTAATTGAAGCTTTGCCTTATATCAAAAAGTTTCATGATAAAAAAATTTTAATTAAATATGGTGGACATGCAATGGTGGATGATGAAGCAAAGTCATCTACGGCTCGCGATACTGTTTTACTAAAATATGTGGGAATGAAACCTCTTATTGTTCATGGTGGAGGTCCTGAAATTTCAAGATCAATGGATAAATTAGGAAAAGAACCTAAATTTATTAAGGGACTTCGTGTAACTGATGAGGAGACCATGGAAATTATTGAAATGGTGCTGGTCGGTAAAATCTCAACCGAGATAGTTTCTGAGTTAATCAAGCATGATGGTGAAGCAATAAGTTTATCAGGAAAGGATTCAAGTTTAATTTTTGCCCATAAAAAGCAGGCAAGCAAAATCGATGAGGAGATTGTTGATTTGGGTCTTGTCGGTGAAGTTGATTGTATAAACACAGATTTGCTTGACATGTTCATAGATAACGATTATATTCCTGTAATATCTCCAGTGGGCATTGCAGAAGACGGAACCAGCTTGAATCTAAATGCAGATACTGCAGCGGGTGAAGTCGCAGGTGCGATAGGTGCAGAAAAGTTAATAATTCTAACTGATGTTCCGGGTGTTTTAAGAGACCCAAATGATCCAGAGTCATTGATTCAAAAAATTAATGTCGATGAGATTCCAGGTTTAATTGAAGAAGGCATCATTTCAGGCGGAATGATTCCAAAAATTGAAACCTGTGTTCATGCCATTGAAAATGGTGTTCAATCATGCCACATTATCGACGGGCGTAAAAAACACTCTTTGCTTTTAGAAATATTTACCACTGATGGTATTGGAACTATGATTTCTAAATAA